Proteins encoded together in one Actinomycetota bacterium window:
- a CDS encoding HEAT repeat domain-containing protein has protein sequence MEQAEERKDEEQAAGGADAEKLKPVVDIFSRLSVACKSRSLYSADHPAARDAVALLHAVMEDSLVHLPRVSVQVVKDNLVFEGQVVGSGSESLRRLASRIRFLNIQEISLAAGASLEEAEALVELLVTDPEEVDAAGGPEAFLMTRGAANVAVVESASARAEEEAPDSAGLLPAVEAEEDTKARETIPEEVEDLLELLLYPEELARKLMGLGDEDGSPLSGAELADAIFNFLEGALAMVSRDFPQLEATCLRSVAESILFLRAEVRNLLLVRNMLPRLSAKSTSSAVLLQFSPQEIADLLSHFFPSVPELTPRAGAILRAAGFRESEVRKALRLLHERLVDLGQVPAELLPSLPGEKGEEGEETRLRLPQLDEMQSILGEYREEELEQIQAISRFDPTAEMAQETTPMLIDLLRRGGSLLNPGKAVELLQQNFWSLAMSGRLDLAAMALQGTSEVLSHGDPALDPYRSDLRRMIEEAAAEKVMQRVIQLACENRGDPRSLEGLKDYMAVLGEKGISAMVEALGAEEDMSVRKFIIDTLTALCRDRVSLLGAHIRDPRWFLVRNLVTVMARLHSQETLPFLRVTLEHPNPKVKYETIRALGLTGGREASDLLVRGLRDPDEKARVLCIRWLGRLRETRAVGELVSMLEDREPGAESPAIKKEIVVSLGEMEAPETFEVLKKYRTRQKLLNRAEWLEVNLAAAEAMERLTAKFPHLRRMA, from the coding sequence ATGGAGCAGGCCGAGGAGCGTAAAGACGAGGAACAGGCGGCCGGGGGCGCAGACGCCGAGAAACTCAAGCCGGTGGTGGACATCTTCTCGCGCCTCTCGGTGGCATGCAAGTCGCGTTCCCTGTATTCAGCCGACCACCCCGCGGCCAGGGACGCCGTGGCCCTCTTGCACGCGGTGATGGAGGACTCCCTGGTGCACCTCCCCCGCGTCAGCGTGCAGGTGGTCAAGGACAACCTGGTCTTCGAGGGGCAGGTGGTGGGGAGCGGGTCGGAGAGCCTGCGCCGCCTCGCCTCCCGCATCCGCTTCCTCAACATCCAGGAGATCTCCCTGGCGGCGGGCGCCTCCCTCGAGGAAGCGGAGGCCTTGGTGGAACTCCTGGTCACCGACCCCGAGGAGGTGGACGCGGCGGGTGGGCCGGAGGCTTTCCTCATGACCAGGGGAGCGGCGAACGTCGCGGTGGTGGAGAGCGCCTCCGCACGTGCGGAAGAGGAGGCCCCGGACTCGGCAGGCCTCCTTCCCGCCGTGGAAGCAGAGGAGGACACCAAGGCCCGCGAAACCATCCCGGAGGAGGTCGAGGACCTGCTGGAACTGCTCCTCTACCCCGAGGAACTGGCGCGCAAACTCATGGGCCTGGGCGACGAGGACGGCTCACCGCTCTCCGGCGCCGAGCTTGCCGATGCCATCTTCAACTTCCTGGAGGGCGCACTGGCCATGGTGAGCAGGGACTTCCCCCAGCTGGAAGCGACATGCCTGCGCAGCGTGGCGGAATCCATCCTCTTCCTGCGCGCCGAGGTGCGCAACCTCCTCCTGGTGAGAAACATGTTGCCCCGGCTGAGCGCGAAAAGCACCAGCTCGGCGGTGCTGTTGCAGTTCAGTCCCCAGGAGATAGCCGATCTCCTCAGCCACTTCTTCCCCTCCGTCCCGGAGCTTACCCCCCGGGCCGGCGCCATCCTCAGGGCGGCGGGATTCCGCGAAAGCGAGGTACGGAAGGCGCTGCGCCTGCTGCACGAACGGCTGGTGGACCTCGGACAAGTGCCGGCTGAGCTATTGCCATCCCTCCCGGGAGAAAAAGGCGAGGAAGGGGAGGAGACGCGCCTACGGCTCCCCCAGCTCGACGAGATGCAATCCATCCTCGGCGAATACAGAGAGGAAGAGCTGGAACAGATACAAGCCATCTCGCGCTTCGATCCCACGGCGGAGATGGCGCAGGAGACCACCCCCATGCTCATCGACCTCCTGCGCCGAGGGGGCAGCCTCCTTAACCCGGGCAAGGCGGTGGAGCTGCTGCAGCAGAACTTCTGGTCCCTGGCCATGTCGGGCAGGCTGGACCTCGCGGCCATGGCGCTCCAGGGCACCAGCGAGGTCCTGAGTCACGGCGACCCGGCGCTGGACCCCTACCGCTCAGACCTGCGGCGCATGATCGAGGAAGCGGCCGCCGAGAAGGTGATGCAGCGCGTGATCCAGCTCGCCTGCGAGAACCGCGGCGACCCCCGCTCCCTCGAGGGCCTCAAGGACTACATGGCGGTGCTGGGAGAAAAAGGGATCTCGGCCATGGTGGAGGCTCTGGGAGCGGAGGAGGACATGTCGGTGCGCAAGTTCATCATCGACACCCTCACCGCGCTGTGCCGTGACCGCGTATCCCTCCTGGGAGCCCATATCAGGGACCCACGCTGGTTCCTGGTGCGCAACCTAGTCACCGTCATGGCCCGCCTCCACAGCCAAGAGACCCTGCCTTTCCTGCGCGTCACCCTCGAGCACCCCAATCCCAAGGTGAAATACGAGACCATCCGCGCCCTGGGCCTGACCGGGGGCAGGGAGGCCTCCGACCTGCTGGTGCGGGGGCTGCGCGATCCGGACGAGAAAGCCCGCGTCCTGTGCATCCGCTGGCTGGGGCGGCTGCGGGAGACCCGGGCGGTGGGGGAACTGGTGAGCATGCTCGAGGACCGCGAGCCGGGCGCGGAGAGCCCCGCCATCAAGAAGGAGATCGTCGTCAGCCTGGGAGAGATGGAGGCGCCGGAGACCTTCGAGGTCCTGAAGAAATACCGCACCCGGCAGAAGCTGCTCAACCGTGCCGAATGGCTGGAGGTCAACCTGGCGGCGGCGGAGGCCATGGAACGCCTGACAGCGAAGTTCCCGCACCTGAGGAGGATGGCGTGA
- a CDS encoding HD-GYP domain-containing protein, whose protein sequence is MNEETKQEEAARKEGVLEYFHYRGSLERAREVLRLFQAAKKAASIYPPHHEMCLHAFGEFMQGFRDFLARRESFSLQVVGEEFFFEGRLMARESVLYYPLIREFQEKGVGGLYISGGLEVQEFTDFLYLLNRSAEELRARGGLKRLMEAAGIASITIDDPGTWKEKPPESVERATAREEYYEAVNVIRELADQVVSNRRLSTGKANRMVGVMLNRVGENRSAVLGLATIKSYDEYTSFHSVNVLILSLALGSMLPLDRSALMILGTGALLHDLGKITIPQGVLTKTGPLTAQEWEMMRDHPARGADILLAQPGVHPLSVMVAYEHHARYDLTGYPRIGGKELPGLFSRIVQVCDVYDAMTTTRPYQRARTPDQAMRVLVKEMGATFDPLLVKVFIDMMGVYPVGTLVRLVTGETAVVYEAVGDDAAWPRVKVIRDAEGGEIEPRIMDLARLAEKVGEGGRAILESLHPEDAGINPQDYL, encoded by the coding sequence GTGAACGAGGAGACGAAACAGGAGGAAGCGGCCCGCAAGGAAGGGGTACTGGAATACTTCCATTACCGCGGGAGCCTGGAGAGGGCGCGGGAGGTATTGAGGCTCTTCCAGGCCGCGAAGAAGGCCGCTTCCATCTATCCGCCCCATCACGAGATGTGCCTGCATGCCTTCGGCGAGTTCATGCAGGGATTCCGCGATTTCCTGGCACGGCGCGAGAGCTTCTCCCTGCAAGTGGTGGGAGAGGAGTTCTTCTTCGAGGGGCGGCTCATGGCGCGGGAGAGCGTCCTCTACTATCCCCTGATCAGGGAGTTCCAGGAAAAGGGAGTCGGAGGCCTTTACATCTCCGGGGGCCTGGAGGTGCAGGAGTTCACAGACTTCCTCTACCTACTCAACCGCAGCGCCGAGGAGCTGCGCGCCAGGGGCGGCCTCAAGCGCCTCATGGAAGCCGCGGGCATCGCCAGCATAACCATCGACGATCCGGGGACCTGGAAGGAGAAACCGCCCGAGAGCGTGGAGCGCGCCACGGCGCGGGAGGAATACTACGAGGCCGTGAACGTCATCCGTGAGCTGGCCGACCAGGTGGTGAGCAACCGGCGCCTCTCCACCGGCAAGGCCAACCGCATGGTGGGGGTGATGCTGAACCGCGTGGGCGAGAACCGGTCCGCCGTCCTGGGTCTCGCCACCATCAAGAGCTACGACGAATACACCTCCTTCCACTCCGTGAACGTGCTCATCCTCTCCCTGGCGCTGGGCTCCATGCTCCCCCTCGACCGCAGCGCGCTGATGATCCTGGGCACGGGAGCCCTGCTGCATGATCTGGGAAAGATTACCATCCCACAGGGGGTGCTCACCAAGACCGGTCCCCTCACCGCGCAGGAATGGGAGATGATGCGCGACCACCCCGCCCGCGGAGCGGACATCCTGCTGGCCCAGCCGGGCGTGCATCCCCTCTCGGTGATGGTGGCCTACGAGCACCATGCTCGCTACGACCTTACGGGGTACCCCAGGATCGGCGGCAAGGAGCTCCCGGGGCTTTTCTCGCGCATCGTGCAGGTATGCGACGTCTATGACGCCATGACCACCACCAGGCCATACCAGAGGGCGCGCACACCCGACCAGGCCATGCGCGTGCTGGTCAAGGAGATGGGGGCGACCTTCGACCCCCTCCTGGTGAAGGTGTTCATCGACATGATGGGGGTATATCCCGTTGGCACCCTGGTGCGCCTGGTCACCGGCGAGACGGCGGTGGTCTACGAGGCGGTGGGAGACGACGCCGCCTGGCCGAGGGTGAAGGTGATAAGGGACGCGGAGGGGGGAGAGATCGAGCCCCGCATCATGGACCTGGCCCGCCTAGCGGAGAAGGTCGGCGAGGGCGGGCGCGCCATCCTGGAATCCCTGCACCCCGAGGACGCCGGCATCAACCCCCAGGACTATCTTTGA
- a CDS encoding MFS transporter, with amino-acid sequence MRGERVERARRGLYYGWVVVGVAFMVMFVNYGVRGTQTIFVKEVADDLGIGRGAVSLPFLVCIMIYAFLAPVTGRLVDRYGPRWVMAGGALVSGAGLWMCSRAGSLAALIFWFGVVFGVGGNGIGLVPSNTSVAMWFRRRLGTALGVATVGIGVGTMVLPRLTGLVQAHWGWRGAFQFLGYIAAALAVPAALLLRGGIPGECGGEEPGAGDGVPAPPWEEGMSAGGGQPAEERERTPSGVGEGAGPGHGLPALGEWEVPGLAPPSPGEIEAQGGDRTEHGDGLGTGVGLPAPVSAEGEGCAPGTAPGGLTLREAVTTPSFWLLFAGFVLIVIALYGVQFHMVPYATDRGIDKGWALWSVTVFGATSILGRFFFGWLSDRTREKKAALYPSVAFLFLGLVTLMLVRNIWSLMLFSAVFGFGFAAYGPVIPAVCAEVFGKANMGAIFGAVTTGGALGGAAGPYLTGFIFDHAGSYNGAWILAMVCVALSAVLFARVRILWRGP; translated from the coding sequence ATGAGAGGGGAGAGGGTGGAAAGAGCCCGCAGAGGCCTCTATTACGGCTGGGTGGTGGTAGGCGTCGCCTTCATGGTGATGTTCGTCAACTACGGCGTGCGCGGCACCCAGACGATCTTCGTGAAGGAGGTCGCCGATGACCTCGGCATCGGGCGCGGGGCCGTCTCCCTCCCCTTCCTGGTGTGCATCATGATCTACGCCTTCCTGGCCCCCGTGACGGGGAGACTGGTGGACCGCTACGGGCCGCGCTGGGTGATGGCCGGAGGCGCCCTGGTCTCCGGCGCTGGCCTGTGGATGTGCTCCCGCGCCGGGAGCCTCGCCGCCCTTATCTTCTGGTTCGGGGTGGTGTTCGGCGTGGGCGGGAACGGCATCGGCCTGGTGCCTTCCAACACCTCGGTGGCCATGTGGTTCCGGCGCCGCCTGGGCACGGCGCTGGGGGTGGCGACGGTGGGGATCGGCGTGGGCACCATGGTGCTGCCCCGCCTCACGGGTCTCGTGCAGGCGCACTGGGGATGGCGGGGCGCTTTCCAGTTCCTGGGATATATCGCAGCCGCCCTCGCGGTGCCGGCGGCGCTGCTCCTGCGCGGAGGGATACCGGGAGAATGCGGGGGAGAGGAGCCCGGCGCAGGGGACGGTGTGCCCGCGCCGCCATGGGAGGAGGGAATGTCCGCGGGAGGCGGGCAACCCGCCGAGGAGCGGGAACGGACGCCATCGGGCGTGGGGGAGGGAGCAGGCCCGGGACACGGACTCCCGGCGCTCGGGGAATGGGAAGTGCCCGGACTCGCTCCACCGTCGCCCGGGGAAATAGAGGCGCAGGGCGGCGACAGAACGGAGCACGGGGACGGGCTGGGGACGGGCGTAGGTCTCCCGGCCCCGGTGTCGGCGGAGGGAGAAGGCTGTGCCCCAGGGACGGCGCCGGGTGGCCTCACCCTGCGGGAAGCCGTCACCACCCCCTCCTTCTGGCTGCTCTTCGCGGGGTTCGTGCTCATCGTCATCGCCCTCTACGGCGTGCAGTTCCACATGGTGCCCTACGCCACCGACCGCGGCATAGACAAGGGATGGGCGCTTTGGTCGGTGACGGTGTTCGGCGCCACATCCATCCTGGGAAGGTTCTTCTTCGGGTGGCTATCGGACCGCACGCGGGAGAAAAAGGCGGCGCTCTATCCCTCCGTGGCCTTCCTCTTCCTCGGCCTGGTGACGTTGATGCTGGTACGCAATATCTGGTCGCTGATGCTCTTCTCCGCCGTCTTCGGCTTCGGGTTCGCCGCCTACGGCCCGGTGATCCCCGCCGTCTGCGCCGAGGTGTTCGGGAAGGCCAATATGGGGGCCATCTTCGGGGCGGTGACCACCGGCGGGGCGCTGGGAGGAGCCGCGGGCCCTTACCTCACGGGCTTCATCTTCGACCACGCGGGAAGTTATAACGGCGCCTGGATACTGGCCATGGTCTGCGTGGCGTTGTCCGCGGTACTATTCGCCCGCGTGCGCATCCTCTGGCGCGGACCCTGA
- a CDS encoding CoA-binding protein — MERIFEAQSVAVVGVSERPGNLGGYILQNLMAWEYGGRIYCVNPKGGEAYGHRLYTSVSDLPEPVDLGVVIVPAPAVPGIVEECGRRGITRLAIPSGGFEEFAEGGSELRDALVAAARRHGIRFVGPNCLTVINAHTGLCLPFVPIPPDLPRGSVSIIAQSGGIGLDLLARLKDENTGFAKFVSIGNKTDLDEVDYLQYLGRDPATRVICMYLEDVERGRELLETARGIDKPVLLYKANVEPLTRESARSHTAALANDDAVLDGALRQAGIRRVGRLAELAGYAKVFSLPPLRGNRVALVSPTGGILVLASDQCARRGFVFPPLPSSLVADIKEHLRAGVIDITNPVDLGDVHDAEARVYIVDRLMEQDFIDGVIMLLISRMASGEVSTGGIHGLRKNILPDLEALVRKHDKPLVFSLLATGDVRYNARRTVSLPIFDDAEEAVDAAAVLRDFSLRRAR, encoded by the coding sequence ATGGAAAGGATATTCGAGGCGCAGAGCGTAGCCGTAGTCGGAGTCTCCGAACGTCCCGGCAACCTCGGCGGTTACATCCTCCAGAACCTCATGGCCTGGGAATACGGAGGGCGCATCTACTGCGTCAACCCCAAAGGAGGGGAGGCCTACGGCCACCGTCTCTATACCTCCGTCTCGGACCTCCCGGAGCCGGTGGACCTGGGGGTGGTCATCGTGCCCGCCCCGGCGGTCCCGGGCATCGTGGAGGAGTGCGGCCGCAGGGGCATCACCCGACTCGCCATCCCCTCGGGGGGCTTCGAGGAGTTCGCGGAGGGAGGGAGCGAACTGCGCGATGCCCTGGTGGCAGCGGCGCGCAGGCACGGCATCCGTTTCGTCGGTCCCAACTGCCTCACGGTGATCAACGCCCACACCGGGCTATGCCTGCCCTTCGTGCCCATCCCCCCCGACCTCCCGCGCGGAAGCGTGAGCATAATAGCCCAGAGTGGGGGCATAGGGCTCGATCTCCTCGCCCGCCTCAAGGACGAGAACACCGGCTTCGCAAAGTTCGTGAGCATAGGGAACAAGACGGACCTGGACGAGGTGGATTACCTCCAGTACCTGGGGCGCGATCCCGCCACCCGGGTCATCTGCATGTACCTCGAGGACGTGGAGCGGGGGAGGGAGCTGCTGGAGACGGCGCGCGGTATCGACAAGCCGGTCCTCCTCTACAAGGCGAACGTGGAGCCCCTGACGCGGGAGAGCGCCCGCTCCCACACCGCAGCCCTCGCCAACGACGACGCGGTGCTCGACGGAGCCCTGCGCCAGGCGGGCATCAGGCGCGTGGGGCGTCTGGCGGAGCTGGCAGGATATGCCAAGGTCTTCTCTCTTCCTCCTTTGCGCGGCAACCGCGTCGCCCTGGTCTCGCCCACCGGGGGAATACTGGTGCTGGCCTCGGACCAGTGCGCGCGCCGAGGCTTCGTCTTCCCGCCCCTGCCCTCTTCACTGGTCGCAGATATCAAGGAGCACCTACGGGCGGGGGTCATAGACATCACCAACCCCGTGGACCTCGGCGACGTGCATGACGCGGAGGCCAGGGTGTATATCGTGGACCGGCTCATGGAGCAAGATTTCATCGACGGCGTGATCATGCTCCTCATCTCACGCATGGCTTCCGGCGAGGTAAGCACGGGGGGCATCCACGGGCTGCGCAAGAACATCCTCCCCGACCTCGAGGCACTGGTCCGCAAGCACGACAAGCCCCTGGTCTTCAGCCTCCTGGCCACGGGGGACGTGCGTTACAACGCCCGGCGCACCGTGAGCCTCCCCATCTTCGACGACGCCGAGGAAGCGGTGGACGCCGCCGCGGTGCTGCGCGACTTCAGCCTGCGCCGGGCGAGATGA
- a CDS encoding YkgJ family cysteine cluster protein gives MECRKCGACCIALSISSLDKPAGVRCEHLTTQNLCGLWGKPERPEVCAVYRPDPLFCGGSFREAMELMQALEEG, from the coding sequence TTGGAGTGCCGCAAGTGCGGGGCGTGCTGCATCGCCCTCTCCATATCCTCCCTCGACAAGCCCGCGGGCGTAAGGTGCGAGCACCTGACGACGCAAAACCTATGTGGGCTATGGGGAAAGCCGGAGCGGCCCGAGGTTTGTGCCGTTTACCGGCCGGACCCCCTGTTCTGTGGCGGCTCCTTCCGGGAGGCCATGGAACTGATGCAGGCCTTGGAGGAGGGCTAG
- a CDS encoding AMP-binding protein — MSVTAEKSLSGLLRALPPLLRMEETRGLGRTFKQQWGGGRNTWLIVWKILSGGQGLLKNLRDLGKVKVGKVVPNWSLGMWEVFGDREAVVDGEQRYTYRELKDRVLRLANALQALGVKPRDRVAVMIHNGAPFLEILNATSLIGAPMPFVNWHLKGEELLKTINLRKPRAFIFDADFLPEVMGIREGLEGVEHLVVIGGEALPDTRSYDTLIAGYPATRPEMNFLASLNPYTGGTTGIPKSSNLYDSLSFALSDLAEAPRETFENFLPYTSRALSYFYWFGGDRICDPVSRNIRTLIATPVYHAGTAAGWAPCFLLGATGVFMRRFDAEEWLRLIDTERINWAFVAPTILQRVLALPDEVRRKYDLSHMRSLICAAAPCPPQVKRDINALFMQQGAPGPVFSEYYGSSETAIITILLPQDYEEKPQRINSVGKARCGDLGIYIEEEGRWAKPQEVGKVMGRTASTLTLRYPGSEEKLHESLRIIDGKEWYDDGLLGYLDKDGFLYLTGRLKEMIITGGVNIYPLEIEGVILRYPAVFDAAVVSMPHPDLGEVAVACVQLHEGAEASEEEILAFCREYGLHGYLLPAKVEILEELPRHIDGKIIKRELEKRYWKDVERKG; from the coding sequence ATGAGCGTCACGGCCGAAAAGAGCCTCTCCGGCCTCTTGAGGGCGCTGCCGCCGCTGCTGCGCATGGAGGAGACCAGGGGCCTGGGGCGCACCTTCAAGCAGCAGTGGGGAGGAGGGCGCAACACCTGGCTCATCGTATGGAAGATCCTCTCAGGCGGCCAGGGGCTCCTGAAGAACCTGCGAGACCTGGGTAAGGTGAAGGTGGGCAAGGTCGTCCCCAACTGGTCCCTGGGCATGTGGGAGGTGTTCGGCGACCGCGAAGCCGTGGTGGACGGCGAGCAACGGTATACCTACCGCGAGCTCAAGGACCGCGTGCTCAGGCTCGCCAACGCCCTGCAGGCGCTGGGGGTCAAGCCCAGAGACCGCGTGGCGGTGATGATCCATAACGGCGCCCCCTTCCTGGAGATCCTCAACGCCACCAGCCTCATCGGCGCCCCCATGCCCTTCGTGAACTGGCACCTCAAGGGCGAGGAGCTGCTCAAGACCATCAACCTCAGGAAACCCCGGGCGTTCATCTTCGACGCCGATTTCCTGCCCGAGGTCATGGGCATCCGCGAGGGCCTGGAGGGGGTAGAGCACCTGGTGGTCATCGGGGGCGAGGCGCTGCCGGATACGCGCTCCTACGACACGCTCATCGCCGGCTATCCCGCCACGCGTCCGGAGATGAACTTCCTTGCCTCCCTCAACCCCTACACCGGGGGCACTACCGGCATCCCCAAGAGCTCCAACCTCTACGACAGCCTGAGCTTCGCCCTCTCCGACCTGGCGGAGGCGCCGCGCGAGACCTTCGAGAACTTCCTCCCCTATACCTCGCGCGCCTTAAGCTATTTCTATTGGTTCGGTGGAGACCGTATATGCGACCCCGTCTCCAGGAACATCCGCACCCTCATCGCCACCCCCGTCTACCACGCCGGCACCGCCGCAGGATGGGCTCCCTGCTTCCTGCTGGGAGCCACCGGGGTCTTCATGCGCAGGTTCGACGCCGAGGAGTGGCTGCGCCTCATCGACACGGAGCGCATCAACTGGGCCTTCGTCGCCCCCACCATCCTCCAGAGGGTCCTCGCCCTGCCGGACGAGGTGAGGAGGAAATACGACCTCTCGCACATGCGCTCCCTCATCTGCGCCGCCGCCCCCTGCCCCCCGCAGGTAAAACGGGACATAAACGCCCTGTTCATGCAACAGGGAGCGCCGGGGCCCGTGTTCAGCGAGTACTACGGGAGCTCGGAGACGGCCATCATCACCATCCTGTTACCCCAGGACTACGAGGAGAAGCCGCAGCGCATCAACAGCGTGGGCAAGGCGCGCTGTGGTGACCTGGGCATCTATATCGAGGAGGAAGGCAGGTGGGCGAAGCCCCAGGAGGTGGGCAAGGTGATGGGGCGCACCGCATCCACCCTCACCCTGCGCTATCCAGGCTCCGAGGAGAAGCTGCACGAATCCTTACGCATCATCGATGGAAAGGAATGGTACGACGACGGGCTGCTCGGGTACCTGGACAAGGACGGTTTTCTCTACCTCACGGGCAGGCTCAAGGAGATGATCATCACCGGCGGGGTGAACATCTATCCCCTGGAGATAGAGGGGGTGATCCTGCGTTACCCCGCCGTCTTCGACGCCGCGGTGGTGAGTATGCCACACCCCGACCTGGGCGAGGTAGCGGTAGCCTGTGTGCAGCTGCACGAGGGGGCGGAGGCGAGTGAGGAGGAGATCCTGGCTTTCTGCCGCGAGTATGGCCTGCACGGCTACCTGCTCCCGGCCAAGGTGGAGATACTGGAGGAGCTCCCGCGACACATCGACGGCAAGATCATCAAGCGGGAGCTGGAAAAACGCTACTGGAAGGACGTGGAAAGAAAGGGCTGA